The Strigops habroptila isolate Jane chromosome 13 unlocalized genomic scaffold, bStrHab1.2.pri S16, whole genome shotgun sequence genome window below encodes:
- the IFT22 gene encoding intraflagellar transport protein 22 homolog, whose product MLKAKVLLVGPRESGKSVLANFISENVEGIGSYSPTQGVRILEYEKPNLNTNAKGAGCRFELWDCSGDQKFETCWPALMKDSHGVIIIFNPELPSHLKEIEMWYSCFVQQQSLLDSQCLLVAHHKPGSGGDTEDLSLAYPLNKLKLIHSNLEEDPEDVRMEFIKYFKSIITLINESREREEMSIIS is encoded by the exons ATGTTGAAGGCgaaggtgctgctggtgggaccCCGCGAG TCTGGAAAGTCGGTGTTGGCAAACTTTATTTCGGAGAACGTAGAAGGGATCGGCAGCTACAGCCCGACACAAGGTGTGAG GATCCTGGAGTATGAGAAGCCGAACCTGAACACTAACGCCAAAGGAGCTGGGTGTCGGTTTGAGTTGTGGGATTGCAGTGGGGATCAGAA GTTTGAAACATGCTGGCCAGCTCTGATGAAGGACTCTCATGGTGTAATAATAATCTTCAACCCTGAGCTGCCCAGTCACCTCAAAGAAATTGAAATGTGGTACTCCTGCTTCGTGCAGCAGCAGTCACTGCTTGACAGTCAGTGTCTCCTAGTTGCACATCACAAGCCAGGCAGTGGGGGCGACACGGAAGATCTGTCCTTGG CTTACCCACTGAACAAGCTAAAACTTATACACTCCAACTTGGAAGAAGATCCTGAAGATGTTCGCATGGAATttattaaatacttcaaaagcaTTATCACCTTGATAaatgagagcagagagagggaagaaatgtcAATTATCTCATAA